From the Cryptomeria japonica chromosome 2, Sugi_1.0, whole genome shotgun sequence genome, one window contains:
- the LOC131069316 gene encoding binding partner of ACD11 1 yields MGEALKFLCCNEFILKALQGETIIDKKVCIVRWGGCEDSFDDWRTHSWRLQHDDEPEVTQSRRFVQNPRGAVTMAQDVVFAMLSKGYILGKDALSKAKAFDESHQVIASVAAKVVSLGQKIGINDKLSAGAQCIKFVEERYHVSEETKAMLSATEQTASSAGSVAVNRKYFSTGALWLSGVQIQMLLM; encoded by the exons ATGG GAGAAGCATTAAAG TTTTTATGCTGCAATGAGTTTATACTGAAAGCTTTGCAGGGAGAAACTATTATAGATAAAAAAGTATGCATAGTGCGATGGGGGGGTTGTGAGGATTCTTTTGATGATTGGAGGACACACtcatggagacttcaacatgatgATGAGCCAGAG GTTACACAATCTAGACGTTTTGTTCAAAACCCTCGCGGGGCAGTAACCATGGCCCAAGATGTAGTTTTTGCAATGCTTTCCAAAGGGTATATTTTGGGAAAAGATGCATTGAGCAAGGCCAAAGCCTTTGATGAAAGCCATCAGGTCATTGCTAGTGTTGCAGCTAAGGTGGTATCTTTGGGCCAGAAAATAGGCATCAATGACAAACTTAGTGCTGGTGCACAATGTATCAAATTTGTGGAAGAGAGATATCACGTTTCAGAGGAGACTAAAGCAATGCTTTCGGCTACAGAGCAAACAGCTAGCAGTGCAGGGTCAGTTGCTGTAAATAGAAAGTACTTTTCTACTGGAGCTTTGTGGTTGTCTGGAGTTCAAATCCAAATGTTGTTGATGTAA